The DNA segment ATAGAAGCGTCCGGCATAGGGATCCTCAACGCCGTCCGAGCCCGCGGCGGGAACTTTGAGGAACATTACGCACAACAGTGGGGTTACGGTAACGGCGGTCAACCAACTCAGCATCAGTGAAGCGAGTACTACCTGAAAGAGCGATCGACAAAACTCGCCGGTTGCATCGTCCGAGGTGCCGATGGCGGCAAATGCGAGCACGGCAATGACCGTCGCTCCGAGCAGCGGTATTGAAGTCTGTGACACCACCTTCGCGGCGGCTTCCTCGGGCTTTTCACCTCTGCCGAGCCGGATCAGCATGCCGTCGACGACCACGATTGCGTTGTCGACGAGCATCCCCAGCGCGATGATGAGTGCGCCGAGCGAGATGCGTTCGAGTGCGACTCCCATGGGTGCCATGATGATGAAGGTTCCACTGATCGTGAGCACCAGGATGAACCCGATCAGCAAACCGCTGCGAACGCCCATGAACAACAGCAGGACCGCGATCACAATCGCGACCGCTTGGGCGAGGCTCAGGACAAAGCTCGAAATTGCCATTTCGACCGCTTTTGACTGCAGCGAAACGATTCCAAATTCGATCCCGAGAGGGGTCTGGGTTCGCAGCTCATCCATGCGTTTGCGCAGCGCTTTACCCATCGCGACTACGTTGCCGCCCGACACCGTCGAGATCCCCAGGCCGATCGCGGCATTTCCGTCGAAGCGGATCAGATGATCGGGCGGATCCACGTAGCCCCGGCGCACGGTCGCGACATCGCGCAGGTAGATCTGCTGATCGCCGCCGCGCAGCAAGATTCCTTCCAACTGCTCGATCGTTGTCGAAGAACCCGATGGCTCGATTGCAATGAATTCGCGACCCACTCTCACCCGGCCCGCATCGACGACCTCGTTTTTCTGCTGCAGCTCACTGGCGATGGCCGCCACAGAAAAGCCGAGTTGAGCCATTCGATCCCGCGAGAGTTCCACGTAGATGGATTCTTTACGCTCGCCATAGGTCGCGATCTTCGCCACGTCGTCGACGAGCAGAAGCTCACGTTTCAGGAGATCGACGTATTTCTTGAGTTCTGCGTAGGAATACTCGGAGCCGTATACCGCTACGAAGACGCCGTACACGTCTCCATAGTCGTCTACTACGATTGAGGGACCGGCGCCGGGCGGTAGATTGATTTGGGCGTCACTGACCTTGCGTCGCAACTCATCCCAAATCTGCGGGAGATCCTCTTTCCCGTACTGCTCCTTGATCGTAACGGTGAGCGTCGAGAGTCCGCGATCAGATTTCGAGCTGACTTCGTCGAGCTGCCCCAATTGCTGCACGGCAATCTCGAGTTCATCCGTGACTTCTTCTGCGACTTCGGTCGCCGAGGCGCCGGGGTAGGGAGTAATCACCAGGGCGTCTTTGATGGTGAATTCGGGATCCTCGAGTCTCGAGAGACCCTGAAAGGTCTGGAGACCTCCCACAATCATCAGGACGGTGAGGGTCAGCGTGAAGACGCGGTTCTGGATTGCAAAGGTGGCAAGATTCATCTGCTGGATTCCGCTCTTGGTTAACCCTGGTGCCGGCGGACGCGCATGCCTTCACGCAGCTGGTGCACGCCCGACACCGCTATCCAGTCGCCACCTGCCAGGCCGCTCGTCACCGTGACACTCTTGCCCGTGAGCGGGCCGAGTTCCACCGGAGAGCGGCTGACCTGCATGCTCGACGGGTCCACCTTCCATACATATGCCTTGCCCTGCTCGTCCGCCAACGCGGCAGTCGCCGGGATCTGAATGATGCCCGACCCGCCGTCGCCGCCGTCCGGGGAATTGAGCCGTACCGAAGCGGTCATGCCCGGCAGAATCGTGATGTCCGCGGGCTTCTTGAAGGTGACGACCGCTTGAAAAGTACGGGAGGTCGGGTCGGCCGTGGGCGAGAATTCTTTCACGCTCGCCGGGAAGCTTCGTCCCGGGATCGACGAAACAATGACTCTCGGCTGCAGCAGGGCGTTGCGCTCCTGCTTCCCTCTGCCGGGGCGGCGGCCCGCCAGTGCAGATTCGGGGATCGCGAAGGCGACTTCGAGGGTCGATGTGTCCTGAATCAACACGATGGTTTGTTTTGCCTGGACGCTCTGGAAGTTTTGGACCAGTACCTTTGCGACGGTCCCCGCAAACGGTGCGGTGATGACCGCGTCGTCTTCCACTTTCTTGAGCGCCCGACTGGCGTCTGCACGCGCGACATCGTATTGGCTTTGCGCTCGATCGAGTTCCTGTTGTGACGCGACATCTGCTGCGTGTAACGCTTTGACGCGCGAGAGGTCGGCCTCGGCATTTGCTAGTTTTGCGTTCTCGGCGTCGCGCATGTCCTCAAAGTCGCGTGGATCGAGGCGCGCCAGGACTTCACCCAGGGCGACTTCTTGACCGTCGAGCACTGGAAGTTCGATCAGCTTCCCCGCGTTTTCAAACGCCAGCTCGGCTTGTTGTGCGGCGCGAATCTCGCCCGGAAACTCGAGGGTTTCGACGTTCGTACCGCCCGAGATCTCAAGGATCTTTACGGGCTGAACAGCTTCAGGCGCGGCAGGAGGGGGTGCGTCCCCGCAGCCGAATCCACCAGTGAACAACGCGGTGATGGCCACCAGCGTGACTGTTGCTGCGGTTGATGCGCCATTGCGCCTTCCGCGAAAACCGTGCATTGCGCCGCCTCCTTGATACCAATCGGATCGATCACTTGCCTTGGAGCCCCGTCTTCCCCTCGTCTTTCAAGACGACCAAGACCAAGACGACCAAGACGACCAAGACGACCAAGACGCCCTGATAATTATCAGCACAGTCTCTGCTACCGATCTACTCTACCCGGAGCAGTAGGCCGCCGCAGCTATTTGGCTGAAGAATCTTCTTCTTTGCTCTGAGCCTCGTAGCCGGTCGGCCAATTCCACCCATAACCCCAGCGCCAGGAGGTGGGGGCCCACGGGACGCCACCCATTCGCACGCCCTTGTCCATCCACCATCCGAGGGTAGGACGGCCTGTCTTCGCTACACAGGCCTGTAGCGCGCGGTCTGCGGCACGTCGTTCGTCCGCAGATCCACCGCACCAGTATTCGATGTCATGCTCGACACAGCACTCCACCCAGTCCGAATCGGGAAACATCGAGCAGCCGTCCGTGACGAACATGTGCGGTGGGTTGGCGGCGCGGCGCGATGCACAGAACTCGTTCGCACGCGTTTCCAGGCTGTCGGCTGCTTCGAGATCGCTTCGGTACGGCTCGACCGTATGGCGGGCTGATCGACAACCCACCAAAGACACCAACAGGGCGAGGCACAAAAAAAATCGAAGGCAGTGCAGGACCGCCCGTGTGTCGCCTACTCTCTCGCCGGCATCGAACGCTCGTGAGCCGGGGAAACGACCGATGGTGCGTGACGGCGACTCAGAAGAAACGACTTCTTCCACTGCTTCGAACTCCTTCCTCGACGATTTGGGGGGTAACGCGGTTTTGCTTGCGGTGCTCCTCTTGCTCCTCGTTGTCGTGCCCTTTTTGCCCGGACATCGTACCGAAAGTGTCATCAATCGGATTGCCTGGTCTGCACTCATCATTGTGGGGATTCTGCGGACGAGCGGTCGTCGTCATTTCCTCTGGGCGGCACTCATCATCGCAATCCCGAGCCTGTTATCCCGCTGGATCGATGGAATCGGGTTGACGGTCGCCGGGCCCGTCATAGTGGCCTGCTTTTTTCTTCTGATCGTGGCTCATATCCTGACGGACATATTTTCACAAAGTCGTGTACGCGTCGATCACATCCTGGGCGGCATCAATGTCTACCTCCTTTTGGGTGTGCTGTTCACGCGCCTTCACGTGGCTGTCGAGAAGTACAACGGCGGTTCCTACATGTTGGGCGACGTACCCTTGGCCGCCGCCGCCGAACGCATGGGACAACACCTCGAAAATCTGTTGCAGTACTTCAGCTTCACGACGCTTACGACCCTGGGCTACGGCGACATTCACCCCGTGAGCCACGCCGCCCGAGTGCTGTCCACGACCGAAGCTGTTGTGGGGCCGCTCTTCCTGGCGATCTTGATCGCGCGTCTCGTGAGTGTGTATCAGTCGCGGCAAGCGTCGGTTTCCGACACTTGAGCGAGGTCAGGGCAGGGCGAACTCTTCCGGTCCAGCACGCTTCAACCCGATGTGTCCCAGCAGGATTCGGCGCAACTCCGCGATCGTCCACGGGTGCTGGAGGCAGGTGTGGGGCGA comes from the Myxococcales bacterium genome and includes:
- a CDS encoding efflux RND transporter permease subunit; this translates as MNLATFAIQNRVFTLTLTVLMIVGGLQTFQGLSRLEDPEFTIKDALVITPYPGASATEVAEEVTDELEIAVQQLGQLDEVSSKSDRGLSTLTVTIKEQYGKEDLPQIWDELRRKVSDAQINLPPGAGPSIVVDDYGDVYGVFVAVYGSEYSYAELKKYVDLLKRELLLVDDVAKIATYGERKESIYVELSRDRMAQLGFSVAAIASELQQKNEVVDAGRVRVGREFIAIEPSGSSTTIEQLEGILLRGGDQQIYLRDVATVRRGYVDPPDHLIRFDGNAAIGLGISTVSGGNVVAMGKALRKRMDELRTQTPLGIEFGIVSLQSKAVEMAISSFVLSLAQAVAIVIAVLLLFMGVRSGLLIGFILVLTISGTFIIMAPMGVALERISLGALIIALGMLVDNAIVVVDGMLIRLGRGEKPEEAAAKVVSQTSIPLLGATVIAVLAFAAIGTSDDATGEFCRSLFQVVLASLMLSWLTAVTVTPLLCVMFLKVPAAGSDGVEDPYAGRFYVVFKGFLRNCMRMRWLTVSLVLTMFGASIWGFGYV
- a CDS encoding efflux RND transporter periplasmic adaptor subunit gives rise to the protein MHGFRGRRNGASTAATVTLVAITALFTGGFGCGDAPPPAAPEAVQPVKILEISGGTNVETLEFPGEIRAAQQAELAFENAGKLIELPVLDGQEVALGEVLARLDPRDFEDMRDAENAKLANAEADLSRVKALHAADVASQQELDRAQSQYDVARADASRALKKVEDDAVITAPFAGTVAKVLVQNFQSVQAKQTIVLIQDTSTLEVAFAIPESALAGRRPGRGKQERNALLQPRVIVSSIPGRSFPASVKEFSPTADPTSRTFQAVVTFKKPADITILPGMTASVRLNSPDGGDGGSGIIQIPATAALADEQGKAYVWKVDPSSMQVSRSPVELGPLTGKSVTVTSGLAGGDWIAVSGVHQLREGMRVRRHQG
- a CDS encoding FAD-binding oxidoreductase, whose amino-acid sequence is MGCRSARHTVEPYRSDLEAADSLETRANEFCASRRAANPPHMFVTDGCSMFPDSDWVECCVEHDIEYWCGGSADERRAADRALQACVAKTGRPTLGWWMDKGVRMGGVPWAPTSWRWGYGWNWPTGYEAQSKEEDSSAK
- a CDS encoding two pore domain potassium channel family protein, which produces MVRDGDSEETTSSTASNSFLDDLGGNAVLLAVLLLLLVVVPFLPGHRTESVINRIAWSALIIVGILRTSGRRHFLWAALIIAIPSLLSRWIDGIGLTVAGPVIVACFFLLIVAHILTDIFSQSRVRVDHILGGINVYLLLGVLFTRLHVAVEKYNGGSYMLGDVPLAAAAERMGQHLENLLQYFSFTTLTTLGYGDIHPVSHAARVLSTTEAVVGPLFLAILIARLVSVYQSRQASVSDT